In Leptotrichia sp. oral taxon 221, the DNA window TTCTACATCATCTTCGATTCCAGCTAAAACTCCTAATTCAGCTTCAACTGTTACATCGTGTTGGTGAGCAAAATCAGCAACTTTTTTAGCTTCTGCAACATTTTCGTCGTATGGGTGGTGAGAACCATCATACATTACTGAAGAGAATCCGTATTCGATACAGTCTTTAGCTTCTTCAAAGTTTGGACCATGATCCAAGTGTAATGCTACTGGAATGTCAGATCCTGCTGCTTCTACATAAGCTGTAGCTGCTTTTGCAATCCAAGGTAACATTTCTTTACCAATATAGCTTCTAGCTCCTGTAGAAACTTGTAAAATTACTGGAGAACCAGTTTCAACTGCTGCTTCAATAATTCCTTGTAATTGTTCCATATTGTTAAAGTTAAATGCTGGAACTGCGTACCCTTCTTTGTTTGCTTTAGCAAACATTTCTTTAGTGTTTACTAATCCTAAGTCTTTGTAATGATATTTCATTATCGTTCCTCCTATAATTATTTTGTTACTCAAAACTCTGTTTAATATATATTAACAGATTTTTTCTCAAAAATCAATAGTTTTTATTTTATTTGACTCTCTTTTATCAATTTTTCTATAGAATCTCCTCTAAGTACATTTTTATCAGTGAATCCTGGTATTCCAAAAACTCTTCCTCTATTAGAAACTTGCCAAATCACCCATCTATCATATTCTTCTAAATTCGGTATAAATTTTATATCTCTAATCCACAACTTATTATTTGGAAATTCTCCTTTTATGTACGCTTCATATGTATAATATGTCACATAAAAAATTACTCTCTTTTTATATTGTTTCTCCAACTTGTCAGTCATATCCTTTAACTCTTTTAAAACTTGTTCTTTTGGATATTTTGTTGGTATTTCTAAATCTATAATTGGAGGTAATGTTCTTTCAGAGTAAGGAACTTTACTTATATAAAAATCTGCTTGAGCAGTTCCACTACTAAGCATTGAGAAAAAGTGATATGCTCCTACTGTAAACCCATTTAATCGAGCATTATTCCAATTATACGAAAAATCTGAATCTAAAAAATTTTGTCCCTCCGTCGCCTTCATAATAATGAATTTATATTTATTACCATCAACTTTTGTCCAATTTACTCTTTCTTGATGGTGAGATATATCAAGTCCTTGTACTTTGAATCCAAGCATTTTTGCTAGAATATCATTATGATATACATATCCACTTAGTTCTAAACAAGTAACAATTCCTCCAAAAATTATTGTAAATAACAAAATTTTTAAAAATTTTAATAAAGTTTTTATCATAATTATCTCCTACTTCTAAAAATGCCTCAGGAAACCTTTAAAATTAACTTTTATTTAATTACCGTCATTCCACCCATATAAGGTACTAAAACTTCAGGAATTACAATACTTCCATCATCTTGTTGGTAATTTTCCATAATTGCCAATAAAGTTCTTCCTACTGCAAGTCCTGAACCATTTAATGTGTGTACAAAATGACTTTTTTTCGTTTCTTTATCACGATATTTAATCATAGCTCTTCTTGCTTGGAAATCTTCTGTATTTGAGCAAGATGAAATTTCTCTATATTTATTTTGGCTAGGCACCCAAACTTCCAAATCATAAGTTTTAGCAGCACTAAATCCTATATCTCCACTACAAAGTGAAATCACTCTGTATGGTAAATTCAATTTTTGTAAGATTTTTTCTGCACTGTTTACCATTGATTCAAGTTCATCATAAGAAGTTTCAGGTTTTACAATTTTTACCATTTCAACTTTATTAAATTGATGTTGACGAATTAGTCCTTTTAAATCACGTCCACCTGAACCAGCTTCTTTTCTAAAACAAGCCGTATATCCGCAATAATGTTTAGGCAATTCTTCTTCGTCTAAAATTTCTCCATTGTGTAAATTTGTAAGTGTTACTTCTGCTGTTGGGATTAAATACATTTCTTCCCCTTCGATTTTATAAGCATCTTCAGCAAATTTAGGAAGTTGTCCAGTTCCAACCATCATTTCTTTTTTTACAAGCTGTGGTGTGAAAATTTCTTCAAAATCCTCTTCTTGAGTGTGAACATCAATCATAAAAGCAATTAACGCTCTTTCTAATCTAGCAGCTGCATTTTTATAAACTGTAAATCTTGAACCACCTAATTTTGCACCTCTTTCAAAATCTAAAATTCCAAGATTAACTCCCAATTCATCATGAGATTTTGGCTCAAAATCAAATTCTCTTGGAGTTCCCCATTTTCTAATTTCAACATTGTCGTCTTCATCTTTCCCAATCGGAGTTGATTCATGTAATTTGTTAGGAATAGTATAAGTTAACACTTTTTGTTTCTCTTCAATTTCAGCTACTTTTTGGTCTAACTCTTTTATTTTTGCACTAACTTCTTGCATTCTATTTAATAATTCTGTTGCATCTTTTCCTTCTTGTTTATATTTTCCAATTAAAGAACTTGATTCGTTTCTCTCTTTTTTCAATACTTCTACTTCTTGTAAAATATTTCTTCTTTCTTCATCTAATTTAATTAAAGAATCCAAATCAAAATCACTATTTCTATTTTTTAAATATTCTCTAACTTTGTCAACATTTTCTCTTATATATCTTAATTCTAACATCGTTTTCCCTTCCTTAATTTATTTTTATTTATTAATAATTTATTTCTTAATCAATTACACTCTCTATTCAAAGAATATATCATCGTTGCTATTATACCATATGATAATCATTTATTCCAAATTTTTTACACAATAAAAATTTCTATCTAGATTTTTTTCTAGCTTTTTAAATATTTTCAAATAACAATTTTTCTGAAATTGATAAATTTTCTTTCTCTTCATCTAAAATTTCAAATTGAAATTCTTTTTTTGATTTTATATCATATTTTCCCGAAATTTTATCAAAATATTTATTATAAATTTGTTTATAAAGTGCATTAACATTGTTTTTTTCAAAATATTCTTTCGTATTGCTATCATCAAAATTAATAAATTTTGAATCAGATTTTACAAAATAATTTATAACATTTTTCAAGATTTGTTCTACAAATTCATATTTTTCAGAATATTTTTTGTATTTTTTATCAATTTCTTCGAGCATTTTTTCTGCAAAAAAAGTTTTTATTAATTTATTTTCATCTGCCGAAATTAATGAAAAATTATACATTATTTCAAATAATTTTTCACTATTTTTATAAAATAATTCATTTCCTAATTTTACAGAATGTACAGAATCTTTATTTAAAATCGCTCTAAAAAAACTTTCTGACAATTTATTTTCTTCAACTTTTGACAATCTATTTATTTTTTTATCTTTCGCCTTAAAAACGTCTAAAAGTTCACTTTTTATAGCTTCTTCAATTCTAGTTTTTTCAATATTTTCATTTTTAAAATAAGTATAAGCTAATTCCAATATGTACGATGGCTTTTTAAAATTTATTTTAAAATCCTCATCAATTGAAAAATATTTTCTCTTTTCAAATTGATTCTTGTATTCAATAATAAATTCTGAAAAACTCTCTATGCCTTGAAATATCGAACTTTTTTCTATTCTTTCTTTATTTTTTTCCAAATTTTCCCTCCTAACTAATGCTAAATAATATTAAATTTCATTTTCAAAACTAACAAATTTGGTATTTCTCTATTAACTTTCACAATATCTTTTTCTGTCGTCAACAAATAATCGTATTTCTTGGCTTCTTTTGATAAATTTTCAATTTCACTTTCAGTATACGCATGATGGTCATCGAAGGTTACTTGTTTTATCGAAGCAGGTTTCAATTTTTCTATAGTATTGTAAAAAACATTCGGATTAGCAATTGATGAAAAAATCAATACTTTTTTATCTTTTATTTCATTAAGACTATACTTTCTCTCTAAATTATCATAAAAATAATCTCCTTCAAAAGTTGCAACAAAAATTTTTTTACCATACTTTTTAATTCTTGACTTGATTTTTTCTATATTTTCTGGATTGACATAATTACTTTTTGTAATAATTATTTCATCAGCTCTTTTTAGCTCGTTTACCGATTCTCTCAATCTTCCTTTTGGCAAATAATTATCACCACCAAACGGATTTGTCGCATCAATTAATACGATATTTTTATCCTTCAATAATTTTCTATGTTGAAAGCCATCATCCATAATTACAACTTCCACACCACATTTTTCCTTCAAATATTTTGCACCCTCATAACGATTACTGCAAACAACTACTGGAACTGGCAAACTTAACGAATGTAAAAATGCTTCATCACCTGATTCTAAAGCACTTGCAAGTATTCCACTTTCATCTCTCACTAAAAGCAAATCATTCTCTCTTTTACCTTTATACCCTCTACTCAAAATACCAACTTTCTTGCCTTCTGCCAAATATTTCTTACAAAAATACTGTACTGCAGGTGTTTTCCCTGAACCTCCCACAACAATATTTCCAATACAAATGACTTCCACACCATCAACTTTTTTTGATTTCAAAATATTCCAATCATAAAGTTTATTTCGCACAAAAACAATAAATCCATATATTAAAGACAATATTTTCATTTAATTTTCACTCTGACTTTCTTCTACTAAACTTTTATAAACTGTTTCCAATCTCCTAAATCTATTTTTTATTCCCGATTTAGAAATTTCCATTAAATCTGCTAATTCTTGCAACGATAAATCTCCATTTTCCAATCGCAAATATGCAGTTTCCTTCAACACATCTGTCAAATTCTCTAATCCTAATTTTTCCTCAATAAAATTAATCATTTTTATTTGTTTTTCTGAAGCTGATAATTTTTTCGTTTCATTAGCAATTTCCCAGTTTATATTTCGATTAATTCTATTACGAATCTCTTTATTCACAATCACTTCTTCAAACTCAAAAAAAGAAGTAACTCCTCCAATCAAAAATATTATATCCAAAATATCTTCAGAATTTCTCAAATAAACCAAACTTTTATTTTTTTTATCTGTCTGAAAAACCCTCTTTTTCATATTTTTAAATAAATAATATAGATATGTAGCTGAATCTTCCGTATCTACAAAAAAATCCAGCGCATACCCTTTTTCAGGTGATTTTACATAACCACAACTCAAAAAGAAACCTCTTATTATTCCTGCAAGTTGTTCTTCTGTTTTCTTCTCAAAAAAGTTTTTTAATGACAGCATTTTATTCAATAAATGCTTATACTCTTTCTCAGAATTTTTAGTTACTAAAGAAATAACTTCATAAATTTTATGTGTCCCTAATTTTTTATCAACTTGATATTTTATTTGTATATCCATTTTTGTCACATCTCTCAAATTAGAGTAAACTCTTTTTGCTAACGAAACATTTTCTGTGCTAAAATGAATTCCCTTCTTTTTAAAAGACTTTTTTGCACTAAAAATCCCAAATAATTCTGCATATTTTTCTTCTTTACTAGTAATTTCTTTATTAAAAATTTCTCTTTTGAGAACAGCTGAATAAGACAATGCTGTTTCCCTCCTAACTGTTTTTTCTAATAATTTACAGTTCTTGAAGAACCTGATTTAGTGTAATAAGTCCATGTTCCTGTTCTTTTTCTATTTATTAAATTTCCAGAAAATCCAAGCGATCCATCAGTATAATAACCTTTTATAGAACCACTGCTTCCTTGTAAATTCCCTTCATAGAAAACTCTACCATTTGAGTAATAAACAGTTACTTTCCCATTTACTTCACCATCTACATAATTTATTTCTGATTTTTTATTTCCATTTGAGTACCATTCTGTAAATAGCCCATTTTTCTTACCATCTACATAATTTTCTCTTTTTTCTATTGAACCATTTTGGAAATAATAAGTCCATGTTCCTGTTGCTTTTCCATCTAAATAATCTCCAACAATCTCTTGCATTCCTGTATTTCCATAATATGAAACATATCTACCATTCAAATTATCGTTTTTGTATTGATATTTTTTCCAAACTCTTCCATTTTCAGAATAAACAGTCCATTCTACTTCTTTTTTACCGTTTACATATCTACCTGTTGTATAAAGATTTCCATTTGCATAATATTCTTCATACACTCCATCAAGAACTCCTTGATTTAATGTAACGTTTAAACGTCTTCCTCCTTGATCCATTATTCTGTAATTTCCACTTCCTGTTATTTGGTAAGTTTGTCCATCAATTCTTTTAAAATCATTGTTATCAATCACCGTAGTTTGTGTCAAATTTATTTTCCCAAAACTTACTCCATAATTTGCAAATACATCTTTCCCATATGATACTGCTGACATAAAAATCATACTCGATATTAAAAATATTTTTCTTCTTATTTTCATCATTTCTTTCCTTTCAAAATTTCATCTTATGTTATATTATAGCAAATTTTTACGATTTTTTTAATTATTTTTTTCTTTTTAATGAAGTAAAATACTTTTTTTATCAAAATATTTTAAAATCAAACATTTACAAAATATATGAATTCTTACTTTTTTTATATCTTTAAAAAAAATGCTTGATTTTTTACATTATTTTGTAGTATAAAGTACTTGTGAATAAAAAAAATTTAAAAACAAAGGAGATAAAATTATGTCATTAGAAACATTAAATCCATTTGAAATCGCTCAAAAACAAATAAAATCTGCTTGCGATAAATTAAACACAGATCCAGCTGTGTACGAAATTTTAAAAAATCCTATGAAAGTGTTGGAAGTATCATTCCCTGTAAAATTAGATGATGGGACAATTAAAACATTTACAGGATACAGATCTCAACATAATAATGCGGTAGGTCCATTTAAAGGTGGTTTGAGATTTCATCCAGCAGTTACAAAAGATGAAGTTAAGGCCCTATCAACTTGGATGACTTTCAAATGTTCAGTTGCAGGAATTCCATACGGTGGTGGAAAAGGTGGTATGGCAATCGATCCTAAAAAATATTCAAAAGGTGAATTAGAAAGAATTTCTAGAGGTTTTGCTGAAGCAATTTCACCATTAATTGGAGAAAAAGTTGATATTCCAGCTCCAGATGTTAACACTAATGGGCAAATCATGTCTTGGATGGTTGACAGTTATGAAAAAATTGTTGGACATTCAGCAAAAGGAGTATTTACTGGAAAACCTTTAGAATTTGGAGGTTCTTTAGCTAGAACTGAAGCTACTGGATATGGAGTTCACTTAGCTGCTAAAAAAGCATTAGATAAATTAAATATTGATGTTAAAGGAGCTACTTATGCAGTTCAAGGATTTGGAAATGTTGGTTATTACACTGCTTATTACGCTTACAAAGACGGTGCAAAAATTGTAGCTTTCTCAAATACAGATGTTGCAATTTATAACGAAAATGGTATCGATATGGAAGCTGTTATTAAAGATTATGAGGAAAACGGACGTATCGTTGAAAACAAAGGTTACGGAAAAGATTTTACAAATGAGGAATTATTGGAACTTGAAGTAGATGTATTAGCACCATGTGCTTTGGAAAATCAAATAACTTCAGAAAATGCTGACAGAATCAAAGCAAAAGTTATTACAGAAGGAGCAAACGGTCCAACAACACCTGAAGCTGACGAAATTTTATACAAAAAAGGAATTGTTGTAATTCCTGATATCTTGGCAAATGCTGGTGGAGTTGTAGTTTCTTACTTTGAATGGGTTCAAAACTTACAAGGTTACTACTGGTCATTTGACGAAGTTCAAGAAAAAGAAGATACAGTTTTATCAAATGCTTTTGAAGATGTTTGGTCAATTGCTGATGAATTTAAAGTAGATTTAAGAAATGCTGCATACATGTCAAGTATTAGAAGAATCGAAAAAGCTATGAAATTCAGAGGTTGGTATTAATTTTTAGTTATGGTATAATATTTTCAAAATATATTTTATAAAATATTTCATTTTGTAAAATAAAATTCTCATTTTGAAAGGATGATATTTCATGAAAAAAATGTTTGTTGTGATTTCGACTTACTTAAAATCTTTAGAAGAAATTAATGAAAAAAGAGGGGATCATTTAGCATTTATTAATAATTACGTTTTAGCTGGTAAATTTATTATGTTAGGACGTAAAAATCCTGTGGATGGAGCAGTTATCATCGCCCACAACGTTACAAGAGAGGAATTAGAAGATATCTTCAAAAACGACCCTTATTTTGTAAATGGTTTGGCTAAATATGATATCACTGAATTTTCACCTGCCTCATACGCAATTGGAATTGAAGAAGCAATCGAAAAATTATAATTATAAATCATAAAAAAATCGCACCTGCAATTTATTTTAATCGTAGGTGCAATTTTTATTAAGCTAGGCTTAATACTATGACAAACAATCTAAGAACATTTTTGTAAAGAAATTTTTTGTAAATCAATACAAATATTTCCATTTTTAATTATAATTTTCAATATTTTAGTAAATTGCTCTGAATCCTAATCCACCTCTAATATTTTCTCCTTTAGTGTCGTATCCAGCATTTATTGTTACTCCAAATCTAGTATTATCTATACCAATATTCAAGTCAAACTTAGCATTTCCTCTTCTATCGTCTTTTTCGCCTCTTATTCCAAACCAGTCAGCATTTGTATATCTCACTCTAGCCTTATTCTTACCATTTGCCACTCTTCCTAATTCATTTTCATAAGCAGCTGCCAATCCAATAGATAATTGCGTTCTAACTGCCATTGGTTGAACATACTTAAATTCTACTCCAACTTCTGGTTTAACTGAGAAGTAATCATTTCCATCTACTTCTAATCTAATTTCACCAGTGTCTTCTTTAATACTGCTAAATCTTCCATATTCCATCTTCAAAGCTCCATATGGTCTCAAATGCGTTCTTTCAGATAATCTAATATCATAGCCTAAATCTGTTTTCAACGCAACTCCATATGAATTGAAATCGCCTTTAGCATTAAATATATCATCTACAACTAAGAATCTACGTTTCATTTCATTTCTACCAATAAATGCATCTGCACCAATAGTCCATCTCAATGAACCGTTATAATCTGTATATGGCGAAACTGTCTTAAATATTCCAGCTTTCAACATAGTTTGATTTTCTCTAGATTTACCAATATCTTTAAATCTAAATCTATTATTAACTATTCCAGCATACCAACCTTTAGAACGTCCTAACTTAATGGCTTCATCTTCATGAACATAAGCCACTCCATAAGCATTACTTGTATAGTCAATGATTCCTGCTGTATCTGTATTGTATTCATTTCTCATACCAAATACTTTAATCTTATTATTTTGTTTAGAAGGATTTCTCCATTCGTTACGCATATATTTAAATTCTTTGTCTAACAAGTTTCCAGTTTCGTTGATTCTTTGTTGTAAATTTCCATATTGGTGTCCCATCATTTCGTCTGTCGCTTGATAGAATAAAACTTCTTCATTATTACCAATATTATTCAATTTACTGAATAATTCTCGTTCTCTTTCACCTCTATCACCGTACCATTCTGCTCCGTATCTTTGTTCCAATCCATCTAAGAAGTTGTATGTGTCTGTACTATTTACAGGGGTTGTTTCTTTTCCTGCCCAATCTGTATATGGAACTTTAACCATATAAATACTTGTCATTGTTCCGTCACTTGGATTCAATGTTGGTGTTGCTAACCAGTTTAAACCTCCAGAATAAATATTCCATTTTGTAACTCCACTTGTCTTAATTACATCATTATAAGGAGCTAACATTCTAGGATCTTTAATCAAAATTGATTTACTATTTGTCATTTGAGTAGCTTCTGTACCAATAATTAAATCAGCTTCTGTAGTTAAATTTCCTAATCCTGTTATTGAATTTGTATAATCTTTTCCAGAAGTGTTTACATACAAACCAATGCTTGATGCTGAAACTTCTATCGGATTTTGTGCAAATGTATTTATAACTACTGGTGTTTGTAAAATTCCATTTATTGTAACAGTTGCTGTTTGAGCTCTTGCTGGTGCATTTATTGCAGCACTACCCATTGATTTTCCTGTCGGAGGCGTTGTAAATTTAAATATTGTCTTAGAACGATCGTTACTTCCATTTACAGTAATAGTACCGTAGTTAGCTATTGTTCCTCCCTTTAAGTAAACTCCAACTCCATTTGCTCCATTGATATTAATAACTCCTGTATTATTAAGCGTAGAATTTCTTCCTAAGTAAACTCCTACTACATTCGAATGTGTTCCAGAACTTGTTATTGTTCCTGTGTTAATAGCTGTTGCTCCTTCATCTGCGTAAATACCTGTTGTATTATCAGCATTCAATACAATATTATTATTATTTGTAGCTGTACTTCCTGCTCCACTTGCATACATTCCTATACTATTTTTTCCATTTACAATAATTGTTCCATTATTTATTACATTTCCTGTGTCAGTTGTACCGTATCCAGCACCCATACCAATTGAGAATAAATCATTTACAGTATCTGAAGCTCCTACTTTTATTGTTCCTGTATTTGTGGCTGTTCCACCTTTAACACTGTAAACTGCAACACTTCCTATTCCTGATAAATCAATATCTCCATTATTCGTTACGATTCCTGCTGAATAAATTCCATAGTTTTCTTGTCTACTAGAAGAAATATTTGTATTATTTGTTACAGTTCCTGCTGTATCATTTGAATAAATATAGACATCTTTATTTCCAAGTCCAACATTTGAAATATTTGAAGCTATCGTATTTCCACTTCCTACAT includes these proteins:
- a CDS encoding YciI family protein, whose product is MKKMFVVISTYLKSLEEINEKRGDHLAFINNYVLAGKFIMLGRKNPVDGAVIIAHNVTREELEDIFKNDPYFVNGLAKYDITEFSPASYAIGIEEAIEKL
- a CDS encoding toxin-antitoxin system YwqK family antitoxin gives rise to the protein MKIRRKIFLISSMIFMSAVSYGKDVFANYGVSFGKINLTQTTVIDNNDFKRIDGQTYQITGSGNYRIMDQGGRRLNVTLNQGVLDGVYEEYYANGNLYTTGRYVNGKKEVEWTVYSENGRVWKKYQYKNDNLNGRYVSYYGNTGMQEIVGDYLDGKATGTWTYYFQNGSIEKRENYVDGKKNGLFTEWYSNGNKKSEINYVDGEVNGKVTVYYSNGRVFYEGNLQGSSGSIKGYYTDGSLGFSGNLINRKRTGTWTYYTKSGSSRTVNY
- the lpxK gene encoding tetraacyldisaccharide 4'-kinase is translated as MKILSLIYGFIVFVRNKLYDWNILKSKKVDGVEVICIGNIVVGGSGKTPAVQYFCKKYLAEGKKVGILSRGYKGKRENDLLLVRDESGILASALESGDEAFLHSLSLPVPVVVCSNRYEGAKYLKEKCGVEVVIMDDGFQHRKLLKDKNIVLIDATNPFGGDNYLPKGRLRESVNELKRADEIIITKSNYVNPENIEKIKSRIKKYGKKIFVATFEGDYFYDNLERKYSLNEIKDKKVLIFSSIANPNVFYNTIEKLKPASIKQVTFDDHHAYTESEIENLSKEAKKYDYLLTTEKDIVKVNREIPNLLVLKMKFNII
- a CDS encoding Glu/Leu/Phe/Val dehydrogenase, with product MSLETLNPFEIAQKQIKSACDKLNTDPAVYEILKNPMKVLEVSFPVKLDDGTIKTFTGYRSQHNNAVGPFKGGLRFHPAVTKDEVKALSTWMTFKCSVAGIPYGGGKGGMAIDPKKYSKGELERISRGFAEAISPLIGEKVDIPAPDVNTNGQIMSWMVDSYEKIVGHSAKGVFTGKPLEFGGSLARTEATGYGVHLAAKKALDKLNIDVKGATYAVQGFGNVGYYTAYYAYKDGAKIVAFSNTDVAIYNENGIDMEAVIKDYEENGRIVENKGYGKDFTNEELLELEVDVLAPCALENQITSENADRIKAKVITEGANGPTTPEADEILYKKGIVVIPDILANAGGVVVSYFEWVQNLQGYYWSFDEVQEKEDTVLSNAFEDVWSIADEFKVDLRNAAYMSSIRRIEKAMKFRGWY
- a CDS encoding GH25 family lysozyme yields the protein MIKTLLKFLKILLFTIIFGGIVTCLELSGYVYHNDILAKMLGFKVQGLDISHHQERVNWTKVDGNKYKFIIMKATEGQNFLDSDFSYNWNNARLNGFTVGAYHFFSMLSSGTAQADFYISKVPYSERTLPPIIDLEIPTKYPKEQVLKELKDMTDKLEKQYKKRVIFYVTYYTYEAYIKGEFPNNKLWIRDIKFIPNLEEYDRWVIWQVSNRGRVFGIPGFTDKNVLRGDSIEKLIKESQIK
- the whiA gene encoding DNA-binding protein WhiA codes for the protein MSYSAVLKREIFNKEITSKEEKYAELFGIFSAKKSFKKKGIHFSTENVSLAKRVYSNLRDVTKMDIQIKYQVDKKLGTHKIYEVISLVTKNSEKEYKHLLNKMLSLKNFFEKKTEEQLAGIIRGFFLSCGYVKSPEKGYALDFFVDTEDSATYLYYLFKNMKKRVFQTDKKNKSLVYLRNSEDILDIIFLIGGVTSFFEFEEVIVNKEIRNRINRNINWEIANETKKLSASEKQIKMINFIEEKLGLENLTDVLKETAYLRLENGDLSLQELADLMEISKSGIKNRFRRLETVYKSLVEESQSEN
- the serS gene encoding serine--tRNA ligase is translated as MLELRYIRENVDKVREYLKNRNSDFDLDSLIKLDEERRNILQEVEVLKKERNESSSLIGKYKQEGKDATELLNRMQEVSAKIKELDQKVAEIEEKQKVLTYTIPNKLHESTPIGKDEDDNVEIRKWGTPREFDFEPKSHDELGVNLGILDFERGAKLGGSRFTVYKNAAARLERALIAFMIDVHTQEEDFEEIFTPQLVKKEMMVGTGQLPKFAEDAYKIEGEEMYLIPTAEVTLTNLHNGEILDEEELPKHYCGYTACFRKEAGSGGRDLKGLIRQHQFNKVEMVKIVKPETSYDELESMVNSAEKILQKLNLPYRVISLCSGDIGFSAAKTYDLEVWVPSQNKYREISSCSNTEDFQARRAMIKYRDKETKKSHFVHTLNGSGLAVGRTLLAIMENYQQDDGSIVIPEVLVPYMGGMTVIK